The Pseudophryne corroboree isolate aPseCor3 chromosome 2, aPseCor3.hap2, whole genome shotgun sequence genome has a segment encoding these proteins:
- the SERPINH1 gene encoding serpin H1, protein MWMTKFLALGLLLAVDAAVDKKVDKKVAKKAVSDAPVVEKKISEQANILADRSAGLAFNLYHIMAKDKNIENILLSPVVVASSLGLVNLAGKASTAAQAKAVMSVDKLSDEHIHAGLSELLNELSNSTARNVTWKLGNRLYGPSSISFSDDFVKSSKKHYNYDHSKINFRDKRSALKSINEWASQTTDGKLPEVTSDVEKTDGALIVNAMFFKPHWDEKFHHKMVDNRGFMVTRSFTVGVPMMHRTGLYNYVEDEINSLQILEMPLAHKLSSMIFIMPYHVEPLERVEKLLTREQVKTWIGKMQKKAVAVSLPKVSLEVSHDLQKHLGELGLTEAIDKTKADLSKISGKKDLYLANLFHAAALEWDTDGNPFDADIYGKEELRTPKLFYADHPYVFLIKDNKTDSILFIGRLVRPKGDKMRDEL, encoded by the exons ATGTGGATGACTAAATTCTTGGCTCTTGGCCTCCTGCTTGCTGTGGATGCAGCAGTAGATAAGAAGGTCGATAAGAAGGTGGCAAAGAAAGCAGTATCAGATGCCCCGGTGGTGGAGAAGAAGATAAGTGAACAGGCCAACATCCTGGCAGACAGAAGTGCAGGTCTGGCATTCAACCTCTACCACATCATGGCCAAGGACAAGAACATCGAGAACATCCTGCTTTCACCTGTTGTGGTGGCTTCGTCTCTTGGCCTGGTCAACCTTGCCGGTAAAGCCAGCACTGCTGCCCAAGCAAAGGCGGTCATGAGTGTTGACAAGCTGAGTGATGAACACATCCATGCTGGCCTCTCTGAGCTTCTCAACGAACTCAGCAATTCCACTGCCCGCAACGTTACCTGGAAGCTGGGCAACCGCCTCTATGGGCCCAGCTCCATCAGCTTCTCTGACGATTTTGTGAAGAGCAGTAAGAAACATTACAACTACGATCACTCCAAGATCAACTTCAGAGACAAGAGAAGCGCCCTGAAGTCCATCAATGAGTGGGCTTCACAGACCACCGACGGCAAACTTCCAGAGGTGACCAGTGATGTGGAGAAGACTGACGGAGCCCTTATTGTCAATGCCATGTTCTTCAAAC CTCATTGGGATGAAAAGTTCCACCACAAGATGGTTGACAACCGAGGCTTCATGGTGACTCGTTCCTTCACTGTTGGTGTTCCCATGATGCACCGCACAG GTTTGTACAATTATGTGGAGGATGAGATCAACAGTCTTCAGATCCTGGAGATGCCTCTTGCCCACAAGTTGTCCAGTATGATCTTCATAATGCCCTATCACGTGGAGCCCCTGGAGAGAGTGGAGAAGCTCCTCACAAGAGAGCAGGTGAAGACCTGGATTGGAAAAATGCAGAAGAAAGCGGTCGCTGTATCCCTGCCCAAAGTTAGTCTGGAAGTCAGCCATGACCTTCAG AAACATCTGGGAGAGCTTGGCCTGACTGAAGCCATTGACAAAACCAAGGCTGACCTTTCCAAAATCTCGGGCAAGAAGGACCTCTACCTCGCCAATCTCTTCCACGCAGCCGCCCTTGAGTGGGACACTGATGGGAATCCATTTGATGCCGACATCTACGGCAAAGAAGAGCTGAGAACTCCAAAACTCTTCTATGCAGACCACCCCTACGTCTTCCTCATCAAGGACAACAAGACGGACTCCATCCTCTTCATTGGCCGATTAGTTAGACCGAAGGGTGATAAAATGCGTGATGAATTATAG